The proteins below come from a single Corylus avellana chromosome ca3, CavTom2PMs-1.0 genomic window:
- the LOC132176088 gene encoding uncharacterized protein LOC132176088 yields the protein MGVSVVSVPALHQSLLCQRPCIGSSTWLHGSTTPIRYPSKLTIIPHCSSSSSSSSTSVVEESPPPTPDALPVQSEAATDDTGKLPPRGCQACGREEMEKGCNGEGRIQGGIATVPGFGWWPIKAYRPCPAFLSSGGRYRRRGQSMDEVASGGSNTRQRSKEI from the exons atgggagtTTCCGTTGTCTCAGTTCCAGCACTTCATCAGAGCTTACTCTGCCAGCGTCCTTGCATTGGCAGCAGTACATGGTTACATGGCTCAACAACTCCCATTAGATACCCATCTAAACTCACCATCATCCCtcattgttcttcttcttcttcttcttcttcaacttctgtTGTAGAAGAAAGCCCTCCTCCTACGCCTGATGCACTTCCTGTCCAGTCAGAAGCTGCCACTGATGACACTGGCAAGCTCCCTCCGAG GGGTTGTCAAGCCTGTGGGAGAGAGGAAATGGAGAAGGGATGCAATGGTGAAGGTAGGATTCAAGGTGGGATTGCAACAGTTCCAGGCTTTGGCTGGTGGCCAATAAAGGCTTACAGGCCTTGCCCTGCATTTCTATCATCTGGTGGTAGGTATAGGCGACGAGGGCAAAGCATGGATGAGGTTGCCTCTGGTGGCAG